In one Roseburia intestinalis L1-82 genomic region, the following are encoded:
- a CDS encoding HD-GYP domain-containing protein, with protein MTDSDIKLFFDVYFNNFITSISWDEQIHAPAAKEEWIRCLKNCGRSRYQLCIEDDLLFHSFFTHLKEDKSTLSNSQYDLVLSYCRKLYYSQYNEPSLQLRFAKELISHYEANKDVESLIFLYTCAAYSALQLSRTGDHKMGLRSSDYYKKVVALRDKIDTFQVPESRDYIFVAYDNLIRVEPFLHNLPIEEAYQFFLELIEPRKQEKFCRYDTVNPRIPKIVNKTINNFLSCENDLLLFDIEFPDSLRLHLSELTLQHYTQVLKHKGSIYDCPPALVFQYYRLMAEEEALSWDEAYSVVDDYYTRKKEMIPDETELDYLSFYVDLPILLMHFLSHTTLSEAEKDRRNLTYRSMVIHFLSTRHYRLHTYSQYDGMRMACFHPIVLDTFHHPVEKTNFILDLIVSSHLATLTHSVMVSYLAEALLKYIFDDKPELLICPALGSTVSEIQKNRTHIIDFAVQGSMLHDIGKNGIVPIINTQHRRLTDYEFDLIRMHPETGAKDLASVPDFACYADIAHGHHRTYDGTGGYPDDFDILHSPCRPVIDLVHICDCLDAATDYLSRNYHNAKDFDTVLSELADGRGTQYNPNIIDLILDHPDLQKELASLIGPNRENIYYDVYRTFANKQK; from the coding sequence TTGACTGACAGTGATATCAAGCTTTTTTTCGATGTCTATTTTAATAATTTTATCACCAGCATTTCCTGGGATGAACAGATTCATGCTCCGGCTGCAAAAGAAGAATGGATCAGATGCCTGAAAAACTGTGGGCGTTCAAGATATCAGCTTTGTATCGAGGATGATCTTTTATTCCATTCATTTTTCACGCACTTAAAAGAAGATAAATCTACTTTAAGCAACAGCCAGTATGATCTGGTCTTAAGCTATTGCCGTAAACTTTATTACAGCCAGTATAATGAGCCATCCCTGCAGCTTCGTTTTGCAAAAGAGCTGATTTCTCATTATGAAGCAAATAAAGATGTGGAGAGTCTTATTTTTCTCTACACCTGCGCCGCCTATTCCGCACTTCAGCTTTCCCGCACAGGCGATCATAAGATGGGGCTGCGCTCAAGTGACTATTACAAAAAAGTTGTAGCACTGCGCGATAAGATCGACACATTTCAGGTACCGGAAAGCCGCGATTATATTTTTGTCGCCTATGATAACCTGATCCGTGTTGAGCCGTTTCTTCACAATCTGCCGATTGAGGAGGCATATCAGTTCTTTTTAGAACTGATCGAACCGCGCAAGCAGGAAAAGTTCTGCCGTTACGATACGGTCAATCCGCGCATTCCCAAAATTGTAAATAAAACGATCAACAATTTTCTCTCCTGCGAAAATGACCTGCTGCTTTTTGATATTGAATTTCCGGATTCACTGCGGCTGCATTTATCCGAACTGACACTGCAGCATTATACCCAAGTCCTTAAGCACAAGGGTTCCATTTACGACTGTCCGCCCGCCCTCGTATTTCAATATTATCGTCTCATGGCAGAAGAAGAGGCATTAAGCTGGGACGAAGCTTATTCGGTCGTAGATGATTATTATACCCGAAAAAAAGAAATGATTCCGGATGAAACAGAACTGGATTATCTGTCCTTTTATGTGGATCTTCCAATTCTTCTGATGCACTTTCTGTCCCATACCACCCTTTCCGAGGCAGAAAAAGATCGCAGAAACCTCACTTACCGCAGTATGGTCATTCATTTTCTGTCGACAAGACATTACCGTCTGCACACATACTCGCAGTATGATGGTATGCGTATGGCATGTTTTCATCCAATCGTGCTTGATACGTTCCACCACCCGGTTGAAAAGACAAACTTTATCCTTGATCTGATCGTTTCTAGTCATCTGGCAACACTGACACACTCCGTTATGGTTTCCTATCTGGCGGAGGCGCTTTTAAAATATATTTTCGATGATAAGCCAGAGCTTCTGATCTGCCCGGCACTTGGTTCGACGGTTTCTGAAATTCAGAAAAACCGCACGCATATCATTGATTTCGCCGTGCAGGGTTCGATGCTTCACGATATCGGTAAAAACGGAATCGTCCCGATCATCAACACGCAGCACCGCAGGCTGACGGATTACGAGTTTGACCTGATCCGCATGCATCCGGAAACGGGAGCAAAGGATCTCGCCTCTGTTCCTGATTTTGCGTGTTATGCAGATATCGCACATGGACATCACCGCACTTATGACGGCACAGGCGGTTATCCGGATGACTTTGACATCCTCCATTCACCGTGCCGCCCGGTCATTGATCTCGTGCACATCTGTGACTGCCTGGATGCCGCTACGGATTACTTAAGCCGCAACTATCACAATGCAAAAGATTTTGATACCGTGCTTTCGGAACTGGCGGATGGCCGTGGCACACAGTATAATCCGAATATCATTGACCTGATCCTGGATCATCCGGATCTTCAGAAAGAGCTTGCCTCTTTAATCGGACCAAACCGCGAAAATATCTATTATGATGTATACCGCACTTTTGCGAACAAACAAAAATAA
- a CDS encoding glycoside hydrolase family 13 protein, whose amino-acid sequence MNQEESVYELNRIQRYIMQMRPLLKKNALFSDGTADYRQPVEPDAGDEVTVRFRTARDNVDIVWLCTGDKKYKMKKTETEGAFDYYEVKFTLGEEPFYYYFKVASGLLNVYYDRYGVSKEKRDEYRFCIIPGFSTPEWSKGAVMYQILVDRFYNGDTSNDVLTDEYYYIRSTSRKMDSWDQCPSDFSVAEFYGGDLEGVRQKLDYLQKLGVEVIYFNPLFVSPSNHKYDIQDYDYIDPHYGKIVEDGGGLLKDGVSDNRKAERYINRVTNKKNLEASNRFFAELVEEIHARGMKVILDGVFNHCGSFNKWLDREEIYQVSGDYEDGAFVSKDSPYRNFFGFQDQFAWPYNTTYEGWWGHDTLPKLNYEGSEKLYDDIMRVAAKWVSPPYNADGWRLDVAADLGHSPEMNHKFWRDFRKSVKTANPDAIILAEHYGDPKEWLQKGDQWDTVMNYDAFMEPLTWFLTGMEKHSDEAKPQLKGSVKDFEDSMRHYMASFQTSQLLCAMNELSNHDHSRFMTRTNEKVGRAATLGTAAAEEGIKPAVFREAVVVQMTWPGAPTIYYGDEAGLCGFTDPDNRRTYPWGKEDIVLIDFHRDIIRIHKEHEALRTGSLMFLKGDDNLRGDDNLRGDDNLRGDNNLRGDDNLRGDDNLLCYARFNRREQFVVLVNNKEQERDVELEVWQCGIPKKAVLERVIISNETGYSLMPKQYEVADGVLKISLQKYSAVILMYDRSEN is encoded by the coding sequence ATGAACCAGGAAGAATCAGTTTATGAGTTAAACCGTATACAGAGATATATTATGCAGATGCGTCCGCTGTTAAAAAAGAATGCACTTTTTTCGGATGGAACGGCAGATTACAGACAGCCGGTGGAACCGGATGCAGGGGATGAAGTGACTGTCCGTTTCCGTACAGCGCGCGATAATGTCGATATCGTATGGCTGTGTACCGGAGATAAAAAATATAAAATGAAAAAGACAGAGACCGAGGGAGCCTTTGATTATTATGAGGTAAAATTCACACTCGGAGAGGAGCCGTTTTACTATTATTTTAAAGTGGCAAGCGGTCTGTTAAATGTATATTATGACCGCTATGGTGTCAGCAAGGAAAAACGTGACGAATACCGTTTCTGCATTATTCCGGGATTTTCAACACCGGAATGGTCAAAGGGTGCAGTTATGTACCAGATCTTAGTCGACCGTTTTTACAACGGCGATACGTCGAATGATGTGCTGACCGATGAGTACTATTATATCCGTTCTACCAGCAGAAAGATGGACAGCTGGGATCAGTGCCCGTCTGATTTTTCCGTGGCAGAGTTTTATGGCGGTGACTTAGAGGGTGTCAGACAGAAACTGGATTATCTGCAGAAACTGGGTGTGGAAGTAATTTATTTTAACCCATTATTTGTGTCCCCATCCAATCATAAATACGATATCCAGGATTATGATTATATTGACCCGCATTATGGAAAAATCGTTGAGGACGGCGGCGGGCTGTTAAAAGACGGTGTGAGTGATAACAGAAAGGCTGAACGCTATATCAACCGTGTGACCAATAAGAAAAATCTTGAGGCGAGCAACCGTTTTTTTGCAGAGCTGGTAGAAGAGATCCATGCGCGTGGCATGAAAGTGATCTTAGACGGTGTGTTCAATCACTGTGGATCATTTAATAAATGGCTTGACCGCGAGGAAATCTATCAGGTAAGCGGCGATTATGAGGATGGAGCCTTTGTTTCCAAAGACAGTCCGTACCGCAATTTCTTTGGCTTCCAGGATCAGTTTGCATGGCCGTACAATACGACCTACGAGGGCTGGTGGGGACATGATACGCTGCCAAAACTCAACTATGAAGGCTCTGAAAAACTGTATGATGATATCATGCGTGTTGCAGCAAAATGGGTATCTCCGCCATACAATGCGGATGGCTGGAGACTTGATGTTGCTGCAGATTTAGGACATTCCCCGGAGATGAACCATAAGTTCTGGAGAGATTTCCGTAAATCAGTGAAAACGGCAAACCCGGATGCAATTATTTTAGCAGAGCATTACGGTGACCCGAAGGAATGGCTCCAGAAAGGTGACCAGTGGGATACCGTTATGAACTATGATGCATTCATGGAGCCGCTGACCTGGTTTTTGACCGGTATGGAAAAACACAGCGATGAGGCAAAACCACAGTTAAAGGGAAGCGTGAAAGATTTTGAAGACTCCATGCGTCATTATATGGCAAGTTTCCAGACATCGCAGCTTTTGTGTGCCATGAATGAGCTTTCAAATCATGATCATTCCAGATTCATGACAAGAACTAACGAAAAAGTGGGACGTGCAGCAACACTTGGCACGGCAGCTGCTGAGGAAGGAATTAAACCGGCGGTGTTTCGTGAGGCAGTGGTTGTCCAGATGACATGGCCGGGTGCACCTACCATTTATTATGGTGATGAGGCAGGGCTCTGCGGATTTACAGACCCGGATAACAGACGTACCTATCCATGGGGGAAAGAGGACATTGTCCTGATCGATTTTCATCGTGATATTATCCGCATTCATAAAGAACATGAAGCACTCCGCACCGGTTCCCTTATGTTTTTAAAAGGAGACGATAATCTCCGAGGAGACGATAATCTCCGAGGAGACGATAATCTCCGAGGAGACAATAATCTCCGAGGAGATGATAATCTCCGAGGAGATGATAATCTCCTTTGTTACGCGAGATTTAACCGCAGGGAGCAGTTTGTTGTCCTTGTGAATAATAAGGAACAGGAACGTGATGTGGAACTTGAAGTATGGCAGTGCGGAATACCGAAAAAAGCAGTGTTAGAGCGTGTGATCATTTCAAATGAGACGGGCTATTCACTGATGCCAAAACAGTATGAAGTTGCGGATGGAGTACTCAAAATAAGCCTGCAGAAATATTCCGCAGTTATTTTGATGTATGACAGATCAGAAAATTAG